Proteins encoded in a region of the Mercenaria mercenaria strain notata chromosome 1, MADL_Memer_1, whole genome shotgun sequence genome:
- the LOC123545472 gene encoding serine protease inhibitor Cvsi-1-like, whose product MRTTLLVFAAALVAYTHAENCDSTSSQNQCTSTSCSTGYLKECANNICTCSQNTCTTQSDCSNFLNCNRQWHCFDNYCVCY is encoded by the exons atgagAACTACGTTGCTTGTCTTTGCAGCGGCACTTG TTGCTTATACCCATGCTGAGAACTGCGACTCCACTAGCTCACAGAACCAGTGTACAAGTACCAGCTGTTCGACAGGTTACCTGAAGGAATGTGCCAACAATATTTGCACGTGCAGTC AAAACACATGTACCACACAAAGTGACTGTTCGAACTTTCTCAACTGCAACAGACAGTGGCATTGCTTTGACAACTACTGTGTATGTTACTGA